Below is a window of Longimicrobiales bacterium DNA.
CGTGACTGCGCCGGTCGGGCCGAGCAATTCGGCGAGCGCGCGGGCGAAGGTGCCGCTGCCAGCGCCGATGTCAGCCCATGTGCCGCGAAACGGACCGGCGGCGGCGAGGAAGCCGACAGCTTCGTCATGGGTCATGCGTGAAGGTAACGCACCCGTGTCGTGGGCGGCTGCCCGTTCGACCGGCTCTTCCGGCTCCTCCGGGACCTCCTCGCACGCTGCACGTGGTGCGGCTGTGACGTCATTTGTCGGGCTGCTGACGCTATCCGGCCGATCCTGCCCGGCCGCCATCCGCGTGGTCCCTTCCCTGCATCCGCCGAGCCTCGTCGTGCGCCGCACCGCTGCGCCAACACCACCTCGAACGGAGGATCACGCCATGTCAGTCGCTCGCGTCACCGAGATCAGTGCGACATCCGGAAAGAGTTTCGAGGACGCCATCAACCAGGGGATCGCACGCGCCGGAGATACGCTGCGCAACGTTCGCAGCGCGTGGATCAAGGAGCAGCAGGTTCGTATCGACGGCGGCAAGGTAGTCGAGTACCAGGTGAACCTGATGGTGACGTTCGTCCTCGACGAGTGACCCGCATGCGCTGCACGGCAGGCGACCTGCCTGCTGCGCAGAACGAAGGACTCCTCATGAACGCGCGGGGCCCGCAGTCATACGGCTGCGGGCCGCTCAGTCCGACTGCCGCTCCTCGAGTCTTGCTACGCGGAACCGTCAGGGCATCGACATCGCGAAGCAGGTCGTCGTCGGCCTGCAGCGAGCGGGCGTGGTCCTACTGCGCGTCCGGACAGCTCGTCCCGCAGTGTGCCGCCACGAGCAGCCGCGCCACTGCGTGGAACTCCTCGTGTGAGACGCGGCGCCCCTCACCGGGTCGTGTCTTGTGCGCAACGACCAGGTCGAGTGCGGGCACCACCAGGATGTGCTGCCCCACCGCACCGTGCCCCGCATACGCGCCCTCGTACTCCGGATCCAGGCGCGGATCGTCGAAGACCCACCACAGGTAGCCGTACCCGAAGGATCCGTCACGATGACGGTCGGGATTCATCTCCGCGCGCGGCGTCACGAGGCGCGTGCTCTCCTTGACCCACTCCCGCGGCACGAGCTGCGTGCCGGCCCAGTTCCCCTCACGCAGCATCAGGTACCCGATACGCGCCATGTCGCGCGTGGACAGGTGCATGTGGTACGCCGGATGCCGCGACACGTCGAGGTCACCCGACTTCCGGTGCAGTGTGCGATCGAAGTCCTGCATGCCGATGGGGCGGGCCAGGTCCGTCTCCAGGACGTCGTAGATGTCGCGGCCGGTCTCCTGTTCGAAGATCGTCCCGAGCGCATTGAAATCCCAGTTACTGTACAGGTAGTACGCACCTGGCTCCTGGGACCCGCGAGCCGGTGCACTCGCGAGGTCGTCGCCGCCGTTCGACGCCGGATGGTACACGCCCGAACGCGCGGAGAGGAGATCACGAATGGTCGCCTGCTTCTCGGCTGCCGTGAGCGCCTGGTGATCATCGATGCCCAGCTCCTCGAGCGTGCGATCGAGATCGATCGTGCCGTCCGCGACGTACGTTCCGAACAACATCGAGAGCACGCTCTTCCGTACGGATGCCAGGTAGCTGACCACCTCGACATCACCGTACTCGAAGAGGACCCGACCGCCCGAGACGGCCATGAAGCCCGTCGTCGAGAGCTGGCTGAGCGCTTCGCGCACCTCTTCCAGGCCGGCCGCGCTCCAGCCTGCCGCTTCCGGACTGGTGTGGTACTCCCACGCTGCCTGCGGATAGACGAAGGCTGCGGGCGCTGTGCTCGACGGGGCGGGTCGCGCGGAAGAACGGGCCGCCGGCGTGCATCCGCCCACGACGACTGCAACGACCAGTACTGCCCGACGCGCCAGCACGCATGCGCGTCGAGTGCCGGACGCGGATCGACGACCTCGCGTGGGTGTGCTCACGGTGCGCTCCCGTATTCAGAGTTGGTTGGAACCTGCGCCGGCCGCCTCAGCGCCGGCCGGGAATCGCCTGCAGCCAGTCCGCCTGATCGGGAGGCGCGCCGAACGGGTAGAGACGATTCAGCGGGCCATGCTCGAAGTCGAGCGCATCCAGGCGGATCGTGCCGAACCAGTCGCCCGGCGCATCGACGATCAGGATCGTCGGCGCATACCCGTTGTCGTCGAAGCCGCGCCGGAAATGGACCCGGCTCTTGGTGACGATGACGTCGAACTCGTCCGGATCGATCGGGCCGAAACGAAGCTGTTCGGGGCTCGTCGTCTGCTGGTAGGCGGGAACGAGCACCAGCATGCTGCCGTCACCATGTGCGATCACGGCCACGCGGTCGTACCCGAAACGCGCGCCACGCCACACCAGCGTTCCCTTGATCCGAACAGGCGGGCCAGCCTGCTCTCCCGTATAGCCGCCCACCTCGTCGTCGAACGGGTCACCCGACTGCAGGTCCGCCGCCCAGATCCGCTCGAGCGTCGGCTCTGCGGACAGCGAGCCGTACAGCACCCGCCCCACACGCTGGTCCAGCAGCGCACGAAGCGTCCACGTCGCATCTCCGGGGCGATCCCAGTAGTCCGCCAGCAGCACCGGCGTCGCACCGTCCGCGATCGCGCGGCGCGTGCGACGCACCGCCTCCTCCGGCAGCACGTAGCCGCCGCGCGCGAACTCCTCGCGCTTGCGCCAGATGAACTCCGCCATGTCCCGCGCGATCTCATCGGCCAGCGCCTGGTCGTCGTTGGTCATGACATGGACCTGCGCACCGATGTCCGGGACGTCCGCCCACGGAAAGCCGTAGAACACACTCACGTACGTGCCCGGGTTCGTGTTCTCCCAGATCCGCGCGCGCTCCATGATGTCCATCGAGGGCGATGCGCCCGTCCACTGCAGCACCGTGCCGGTCACGACGGGCGGCTTGATGCTCGCCGTCGTGGGCCTGTACTCGCCCCGCATGATGTTGCGGAGATACCGCGCCGCACGCTCGCCCTGGTGACCGCTGTCGTAGTGCGGGTACCGCTTGGTCACGAATGCACCATCCGCCCACTTCAGGAACTCCTCGTCCTCGTTGCCGTGCAGGTCGAACGTGGCGACGATCGGGACATCCGGACCGACCACCTCCCGGAAGCGACGCGCCATCTCCGCCTCGGGACGCGGAATGTTGCGGACCGCCATCGCGCCGTGCAGCGCGAGGTACACGCCGTCCACCGGCAGCTGCGCGCGCAGCTCGTCCAGCATCTGCCCGACGAAATGATCGAACACTTCCTCCGCGTTCCACGGCCGCGACGAGCCGCCCCACACCCCGGCGGGTGAAGTCAGGGGGACGAGCTCGACGTCGCCGAACTCACGCGCCTGCCGGACGAAGCCGCCCATGTAGCCGCCGCGCTCCAGCAGCGAGTCGCCGCGCAGCGGACCGCCGCCGCGCGTCCAGTCCTCGATGACCGGGTCAGGGCCGGGACAGAAGGTGCACGTCTCGTGGGAGAACTGGGCGACCGCCACGCGGAACTCGCGGCTCTGCCGCCCGGCCGCCGTGTCGCAGGCGGACAGCAGGACCACCAGGGTCGCACCGAGGACAACGAACGGAGCACCAGTCACCGTCATGCAACCTCCCGCGCCGGGTCCCATATTTTGCAACTGAGTTTCAGAGGATGATGTGGTATATTGGGGCGTGATGTTCCTGCAATGCAAGCGTCCCCTGCGCAGCCCGGTAATGACTGGAACCCATACATCGGTGGGTGTGCCGTGATCGAGCACGTGATGGAGGTTCTCGACCTGTTCAACGCGTCGCGGCGCGAGATCGGGGTGATCGAGGCCGCCGAGCTGCTGGGCCGGCCGAGGAGCACGACGTCGCGGTGGCTGAGTCGCATGCTGACTGCGGGATTCCTGGACCGCGATCCGGACTCCGGCCGCTACCGTGTATCGATGCGCCTGTCCGCGGTGGGGGAGCTGGCGCGGCAGGCGATCCCGCTGCAGCGGCTGGCGTATCCGTGGCTGGAGCAGATCACGGCGTCGACGGGCGAGACGTCCAATCTCGTGCTGCTGGGCGCGGATGGCATCGGCATCAATGTCGAGGCGGTCGAGAGTCCACGGCAGGTCGCGCACATGGGAGCGGTGG
It encodes the following:
- a CDS encoding dodecin family protein, whose translation is MSVARVTEISATSGKSFEDAINQGIARAGDTLRNVRSAWIKEQQVRIDGGKVVEYQVNLMVTFVLDE
- a CDS encoding serine hydrolase yields the protein MSTPTRGRRSASGTRRACVLARRAVLVVAVVVGGCTPAARSSARPAPSSTAPAAFVYPQAAWEYHTSPEAAGWSAAGLEEVREALSQLSTTGFMAVSGGRVLFEYGDVEVVSYLASVRKSVLSMLFGTYVADGTIDLDRTLEELGIDDHQALTAAEKQATIRDLLSARSGVYHPASNGGDDLASAPARGSQEPGAYYLYSNWDFNALGTIFEQETGRDIYDVLETDLARPIGMQDFDRTLHRKSGDLDVSRHPAYHMHLSTRDMARIGYLMLREGNWAGTQLVPREWVKESTRLVTPRAEMNPDRHRDGSFGYGYLWWVFDDPRLDPEYEGAYAGHGAVGQHILVVPALDLVVAHKTRPGEGRRVSHEEFHAVARLLVAAHCGTSCPDAQ
- a CDS encoding M81 family metallopeptidase — its product is MTVTGAPFVVLGATLVVLLSACDTAAGRQSREFRVAVAQFSHETCTFCPGPDPVIEDWTRGGGPLRGDSLLERGGYMGGFVRQAREFGDVELVPLTSPAGVWGGSSRPWNAEEVFDHFVGQMLDELRAQLPVDGVYLALHGAMAVRNIPRPEAEMARRFREVVGPDVPIVATFDLHGNEDEEFLKWADGAFVTKRYPHYDSGHQGERAARYLRNIMRGEYRPTTASIKPPVVTGTVLQWTGASPSMDIMERARIWENTNPGTYVSVFYGFPWADVPDIGAQVHVMTNDDQALADEIARDMAEFIWRKREEFARGGYVLPEEAVRRTRRAIADGATPVLLADYWDRPGDATWTLRALLDQRVGRVLYGSLSAEPTLERIWAADLQSGDPFDDEVGGYTGEQAGPPVRIKGTLVWRGARFGYDRVAVIAHGDGSMLVLVPAYQQTTSPEQLRFGPIDPDEFDVIVTKSRVHFRRGFDDNGYAPTILIVDAPGDWFGTIRLDALDFEHGPLNRLYPFGAPPDQADWLQAIPGRR